The genomic window GGGACCATACGTCGTTCTCGTGCGGGGCGACGTTGAGATCGCCAACCAGGATATGACGGTCCTCGCCGCGCGGATGCAGCGGTTCGCAGGCCTTCATCTCGTCGAGGAAGCGGAGCTTGTGATCGAACTTCTCGTTCAGCGCGGGATCGGGAATGTCGCCGCCGGCGGGCACGTAGAAATTATGCAGCACCAGTGGCTTTGCGATGTTGGCCTTCTCGCCGAACGACACCGAGATATGGCGCGAATCGATCTTGTCACAGAAGGTGCGGATGTCTTTCGATTCGAACGGGATCTTCGAGACGATGGCGACACCGTGATAGCCCTTCTGTCCGTTCAGCGCGACGTGCTCATAGCCGAGCCGCTTGAAGCGCTTCAGCGGAAAGGCGTCGTCGATGCATTTGGTCTCCTGCAAACACAGCACGTCCGGCCGCGCACTCTTGAGGAATTTCGCGACCAGATCGATGCGCAGCCGCACCGAATTGATGTTCCAGGTTGTCAGGGAGAGACGCATGAGGGATGCGTCTTAGCAAGCTCTCGTAGGGTGGGCAAAGGCGCAAAGCGCCGTGCCCACCGTCTTTTCGGGTGCGAGATGTGAGGATCTGGGCGTGCTTTTGTAGGGTGGGCAAAGCGAAGCGTGCCGACGTGCCGATCGCGAGGAGGAAAGATGGTGGGCACGGCGCTCCGCGCCTTTGCCCACCCTACGGCAGCGGAGCGCTCAACCCGGCGATGGGCCGTAATTGGTGAAATCGATCTTGAACATGCCCGGATCGAGCTTCTTGCTCGAATCCAGATTGTAGACCGCGATCGTGGTATCGTAGCCCTGCGGGTCGGTGACGGTCCACTGCTTCAACTGGCCGTCCTTGGCGCCGAACATCAAGAGGAGGCGGCTGGTGCCGACCAGCGCCTGCTTCTCCTCGATAGTGACACTGGTGAAGACGTCGTCGGCCGAGACGTTGACGACGTTGGTGTCCTTCATCAGGTCGATGCGATCGGACAGCAGGAAACGCAGCGGCGTCTGCGACAGCGGATAAATGTCCTGGGTCGCAAGCTTGCGATCACGCACCACCAGCGATGATCCGTCGGCGACGATGTCGATCGGGCTCGGCGCGTCATATTCGAAGCGCACCTTGCCCGGCTTCTGGATGTAGAAATCGCCCTGCGTCTTGCTGCCGTCGGGGCCGACCTGGACGAAATTCCCGACCAGTGTCTGGAGCGAGGAGAGATAGGCGCTGATCTTGGCGGCCTGCGCCTTCTGGTTGGCATCGAAGGTCTGGAAGATACTGCTCGGCACGTTGCGGCGCGGATCCGGGATGACCGGATTCGGCGGCGCCTGCGTCGCACCGGTGACGGCGGGCCCTCCCCCCGCCGCACCGCCATCGCGGCCCTTCGGCGCTGGCTTCGGCACGGGCACGGTCTGCGCGAGCGACGTAGCGGTCACCATCGCGGCGGTGACGAGAAGCACGCCGGCCACGCGCGCGCTTCGCGCAGCGATGGTGGCAGCGAATCGAATGTCCGGATGTCTGATCAACGCGTCGTCCTAACGTGGCTGGGCGCCTTTTAGCGTGATTTCGTGCAAAAGCAGATATCGATTTTGCGTGAAATGATGTGTTGAGGCTCCTCGCCTCACATATGGCTGTCTTCTTCCTCGACCAGAATCTCGCGCTTGCCGGCATGGTTGGCGGGCCCGACGATGCCTTCCAGTTCCATGCGCTCCATCAGCGATGCAGCGCGATTATAGCCGATTTGCAGGCGGCGCTGGATGTAGCTGGTCGAAGCCTTGCGGTCGCGTTTGACGATGGCAACGGCCTGCGCGAACAAATCGCCGCCGCCATCGGCACCCATGCCTGTGGCGTCGAACACTGCGCCGTCCTCGTCCTCGGTGGGCTCTTCGGCCGTGACCGCTTCGAGATATTCGGGCTGGCCCTGAGTCTTGAGGTGACGCACCACCTTCTCGACCTCCTCGTCGGAGGCAAAAGGTCCGTGCACGCGGCTGATGCGGCCGCCGCCGGCCATGTAGAGCATGTCGCCTTGGCCGAGCAGCTGCTCGGCGCCCATCTCGCCGAGAATGGTGCGACTGTCGATCTTGGACGTCACCTGGAAGGCGATGCGGGTCGGGAAGTTCGCCTTGATGGTGCCGGTGATGACGTCGACCGACGGACGCTGCGTGGCGAGGATCACGTGCAGGCCGGCGGCGCGCGCCATCTGCGCCAGACGCTGCACCGCGCCTTCGATGTCCTTGCCGGCGACCATCATCAGGTCGGCCATTTCGTCGACGATGATCACGATGTAAGGCAGCGGGTCGAGCGAGAGCTTCTCTTCCTCGTAGATCGCTTTGCCGGTCTCCTTGTCGAAGCCGGTATGCACCGTGCGCGTCGGCTCCTCGCCCTTGGCCTTCAATTCGAGCAGGCGCGTGTTGTAGCCGTCGATGTTGCGCACACCGAGCTTGGCCATATTCTTGTAGCGCTCTTCCATCTCGCGCACGGCCCATTTCAGCGCAACCACCGCCTTCTTCGGATCGGTCACAACAGGCGTGAGCAGATGGGGGATGCCGTCATAGACGGAGAGTTCGAGCATCTTCGGATCGACCATGATCAGCCGGCACTGGTCGGGGCGCAACCTGTAGACCAAGCTGAGGATCATGGTGTTGATGGCGACCGATTTGCCGGAGCCGGTGGTACCGGCGATCAGCATGTGCGGTGTGCGTGCGAGGTCGATGATCACGGGGTCGCCGCCGATGGTCTTGCCGAGGCAGAGCGGCAGCTTTGC from Bradyrhizobium zhanjiangense includes these protein-coding regions:
- the xth gene encoding exodeoxyribonuclease III produces the protein MRLSLTTWNINSVRLRIDLVAKFLKSARPDVLCLQETKCIDDAFPLKRFKRLGYEHVALNGQKGYHGVAIVSKIPFESKDIRTFCDKIDSRHISVSFGEKANIAKPLVLHNFYVPAGGDIPDPALNEKFDHKLRFLDEMKACEPLHPRGEDRHILVGDLNVAPHENDVWSHKQLLKVVSHTPVETDKLKAALAAGEWIDVARERIPMSEKVYTWWSYRSADWTVGDRGRRLDHIWISRALKDTVSDFNILRDARSWERPSDHVPVTVTLDL
- a CDS encoding outer membrane lipoprotein carrier protein LolA, with the translated sequence MAGVLLVTAAMVTATSLAQTVPVPKPAPKGRDGGAAGGGPAVTGATQAPPNPVIPDPRRNVPSSIFQTFDANQKAQAAKISAYLSSLQTLVGNFVQVGPDGSKTQGDFYIQKPGKVRFEYDAPSPIDIVADGSSLVVRDRKLATQDIYPLSQTPLRFLLSDRIDLMKDTNVVNVSADDVFTSVTIEEKQALVGTSRLLLMFGAKDGQLKQWTVTDPQGYDTTIAVYNLDSSKKLDPGMFKIDFTNYGPSPG